GGAGAAATCGGCATCGGGCATGTCGGCGCGGTTCGTCGGCGTGTCGATGATGCTGGGCAACACGGCGTTGACGGTAACGCTGGTGTCCGCAAGTTCGGCGGCCAGCGCTTCGGTCAGGCGGTGAACGCCCGCCTTTGAAGCGGCATAGGATGCCATGCCCGCATCGGCCTTGATCGCGCCGCCCGCGCCGATGTTGACAATGCGCCCGGCTGGCGATGCCTTTAGGGCAGAGAGCGCGAGTTTGGTGATCGTCGCGTTCGACAGCAGGTTCATCGTGTGCATCTTCGCGAAAGTATCCAGCGACCCGCCCTCGATCGTTTCCCATGCGAAACCGCCAGCAACGTTCACCAGAACATCGATGCCGCCGTGCTTCTTCACGACCTTGTCCAGTGCCGAAGATGTCGCATCGGCGTCGGTCAGGTCGATGCCGCCGATGTCCAGAAAGCCGTCGATCGGATGCTTCGCCTGTGCCGCCATGTCGATCCGCGCGACCCGGTCGCCCGCCGCCGCGAATTCCTTTGCGACCGCTTCGCCAAGAACGCCGAAACCGCCTGTTACGATTATTGAACGCGCCATACCTATCCTGATTACTGTTAAGTCTTGCTTTTAGCCCTTTACCAGACCGACCGCACAGAGCCGAAAGCCGAATGCTGTCATGCCCGATTTCGCTCGCCACTGAACCGATGGGTGCACTGCCACCATAGCCTGATCGGTATGGAATGCACGGCCGTCAACACGAAAGCAGGGGGCGCGTGCGGGAATTCGATCCCGACGCGGCGCTTGCCGCCGCGCTGCGCGTGTTCTGGCAACAGGGGTACTCCGGGAGTTCGATGGCCATTTTGACAGAGGCGATGGGCATTACCGAGATATACGCGCTGCATACAACCAACGGTTCATGGGATCCGGTGGCCGGGATCGTCAGCGCGTCATTGCCTGGCTTCGACCGTGTCTTGGGCGAAGTCCGCACGACTGAGGGGGTGCTGAATAGCGAAACCAGCATCCTGCTGCGATCTTTGCAGTGATCTTCAGAACGCCGAGGACAAGCCGAAGGTGACGGTAGTGGTATAGGGTTGCTCTGCCGCATCGCGAAGTTCGGCAGCGACGGTGCCAAATGCTCTTCCGTGAATTATGCCGGCATAGAGCGTCCATACATCGCCGACCGCATATCCGGCGCGCAATGCGGCCTCGATAGCTTCCGGCCCCGTGCCCATCGCGAATTCGCTGCCGTCGGGGGACCAGTTCACTTCGACTTTGGGCTGGACGCTTACCTTTGGCGACAATGCGAACGTGCCGACCAACTCGGTTCGGGCAAGGACATCGCCATTCTCGGTCAGGTTCAGAAGAATTTCGCTCTGCAAACCAAGCGGCAGGGCGAAGCCAGCGCCGAGCATTGCCATCGCCAGATCGTCGCCCGGTGCGATGTCGAACCGGCTGCCGAAGATCAGGTCGATACCGCCGGCGACGCTGCGGAAATAGCGTGCCTGAAATTCGCCCACAGCAGGGTCGCCGTTGGCCGGAACTTCGGCTGCTGCCTTCAATTGCAAACCGTCACGATCGTTGGCGCGCGTTATGCTGCCGTCGATCAGCGCGAAATCGGGTTCGTGCGCGACCGCCCGCCATTCGGCATAGTCTAAAGAAAAGGCCACGTTTGTCGCGCCATCCTCAGCCCGGGCAGGGAATGCCAGCGCGAGCAGGGCAATGCCCATCGAAATCGATGCGGCGGATCGCGTCTTGGTCCAGTCTTTCAAAGCGGCACCTTGTTCTAGAGTATGCCGCCTGATGATGGCCCGGTGGTTGGCGGGTCCGCTATCGCGCATAGGTCGGAAGTCCCGCCGATCAGGCCACAATTGTAACAGCTGCGCTGGCCCAAGGGCATTCCAAGTTGGCCCGATTTCAGCAGCGGGTCTGGTCCGGATCGGCCAGACGAGGTGGCATGACAGACCCTCGCTCTTCGCGCCGCTCCGCCCCCAAACTGGCCCTGCGCTATCACCGCCGGATCAGCGTGGCCCTGCTGGCATTCTGGTTGGTACAGGCGCTCACCGGCATGATCATGGTGTTCCATTGGGAGCTGGACGATGCGCTGCTGCCGGGGGTGGAGCGTTCGCTGGATCTTCTCGCAATGGAACGCAGCATCGACGAACTCGCGCCGGAAGGGTCGGGCAAGACGGTCGGTTCCGTCTGGGAAAGCGGCGGGGTTGCGAACCGGTTCGATCTCTATCTCGACGGCCCTGATGGTTCGTCGCTCGTGCGGGTCGACGGCGCGGGCAATGTTCTTCGCACGCGCGCGGATGCAGAGATGGTTGCCGATGGCGGCTGGATTTCCACGTTGAAGTCGGTCCATCACAACCTGCTGGCCGGGGAGATCGGCGACTGGATCGTCGGAATCAGCGGGTTGTTCCTGTTCACCAATCTGATTCTTGGTCTGATCGCGGCTTGGCCTCGTGCCGGAACTTGGCGGCGCGCGCTACTGCCTGTGGCAGGCAAGGGCGCGAAGGTTGCGCAAACGTACGCGTGGCACCGCGCCGTCGGCTTGTGGGGCGTGCTGCCCGGACTCGCTCTCGCTGGCAGCGGTGTGTTGCTGGTGTTCGCGGACACCGTCGAAGCGATTGTCCAGCCTCCATCCATCGCCGCGCCCGATCTGTCGGGCGAGGGCGATGTCGGGTTTGCAGCAGCCGTCGGTTCCGCCTTGAACGAGTTCCCGCGTGCGCGAGTTTCTGGGGTCAGCATGCCGTCCGAAGATGGCGGAGCCTATCGCATCCGCCTGTTGCAGGATAGCGAGACACGCGGCGTCTATGGCACGACCACTCTTTTCGTGCGGGCATCGGATGGCGCGATCGTTGCGCGGCAGGATGCCCTGAACGACGGCCCATCGCGCAGCTTTGTCGATGGGTTGTTCCCGTTCCACACCGGCCATGCAGGCGGTACGCTGGGCCGGATGCTGGTGCTGGCCGCCGGGCTGTGGCTGGTGGTGATGATCGCCCTTGGCCTCCTGCTGTGGCAACGGCGGCGATAGCCCGCGGGGCTCGCAATTCCGCGGATTGGCCCATAACAGCAAACAGCTGACCCAATACGCGTTGTGGGCCGCGCTTGCCTGTCATACCCAATAGATGGAACATGGGAGAGGCGAAACAATCGTCGAGATCATCAGGGGGTCAAATGACACGTTTCCGTACCACCGCCGCAATTCGTACCGTCCTTCTGACCGGTGCTATCGCCGTCTTGCCCGCCGCCCCGGCGCTGGCGCAGGATACCGAAAGCAACGCGTCCTCCACGCCGAACCAGACGGTGCGGACCGAAGTCGACGGGCAAAGCGTCATCATCGTCGAGGCATCTCGATACGTCCCTTCTGCAGAGGGTGAGACCGCGACCAAGTCCGATATTCCTCTGATCGAGACGCCGCAGTCGGTGTCGGTCATCACGCGCGACCAGATCGACCTTTTGAACTTCATCGATGCCCAGCAGGCCGTGCGCTATGTCGCGGGCGTTTCGGGCGAAAACTATGGCCCGGACCTGCGCTTCGATTTCATTCAGGTGCGCGGGTTTACGCCAAAGCAGTTCATCGATGGCCTGGCCACCCCGGTCACGACCACGATCTTCTCGAACGGTGTCGATCTTTATGCGTTCGAATCGCTCGACATTCTGAAGGGCCCGGCCTCGGTCCTTTACGGCAGCGCCCCTCCGGGAGGCATTTACAATCAGCGCAGCCGCCGTCCGAGTTCCGAGTTCGGCGGTGAAGTCTCGGTGAAGTACGGCGAAGACGATTACAAGCAGATCGCGATGACCGCGACCGGCGCGGCGAGCAGCATGATCGACGGGCGCATCACCTTCCTCGCCCGCGATCGCGGCGCGACGCGCGACGGCGTAGATGCACAGCGCATTCTTTTCGCTCCGTCGCTGACCGTGCACCTTGGCCCGGACACCGAATTCACGCCGATGTTCTATTACCAGTATGACGAGGTGAACGGCGACACCAACGGCTTGCTGCCGGCGCAGGGGACGCTGCTCGACAATCCGAATGGTGAGATCGACCGCGGTACCAATCTGGGCGAGCCGGACATCAACAAGTACCGCCGCGATCAGTACGGCGTGGGCTTTGAATTCGCGCATGATTTCAGCGAGAATGTCGGGCTGGACGTGAACCTCAAGTATTCGGAATACGACGAGGATCATACCGTCATCTACGGTTCGGGCCTTGCCGAAG
The sequence above is a segment of the Croceicoccus naphthovorans genome. Coding sequences within it:
- a CDS encoding SDR family NAD(P)-dependent oxidoreductase; this encodes MARSIIVTGGFGVLGEAVAKEFAAAGDRVARIDMAAQAKHPIDGFLDIGGIDLTDADATSSALDKVVKKHGGIDVLVNVAGGFAWETIEGGSLDTFAKMHTMNLLSNATITKLALSALKASPAGRIVNIGAGGAIKADAGMASYAASKAGVHRLTEALAAELADTSVTVNAVLPSIIDTPTNRADMPDADFSEWVKPEAVAEVIAFLASDAARSITGALVPVSRGT
- a CDS encoding Lrp/AsnC ligand binding domain-containing protein, whose product is MREFDPDAALAAALRVFWQQGYSGSSMAILTEAMGITEIYALHTTNGSWDPVAGIVSASLPGFDRVLGEVRTTEGVLNSETSILLRSLQ
- a CDS encoding copper resistance protein B; its protein translation is MKDWTKTRSAASISMGIALLALAFPARAEDGATNVAFSLDYAEWRAVAHEPDFALIDGSITRANDRDGLQLKAAAEVPANGDPAVGEFQARYFRSVAGGIDLIFGSRFDIAPGDDLAMAMLGAGFALPLGLQSEILLNLTENGDVLARTELVGTFALSPKVSVQPKVEVNWSPDGSEFAMGTGPEAIEAALRAGYAVGDVWTLYAGIIHGRAFGTVAAELRDAAEQPYTTTVTFGLSSAF
- a CDS encoding PepSY-associated TM helix domain-containing protein, whose amino-acid sequence is MTDPRSSRRSAPKLALRYHRRISVALLAFWLVQALTGMIMVFHWELDDALLPGVERSLDLLAMERSIDELAPEGSGKTVGSVWESGGVANRFDLYLDGPDGSSLVRVDGAGNVLRTRADAEMVADGGWISTLKSVHHNLLAGEIGDWIVGISGLFLFTNLILGLIAAWPRAGTWRRALLPVAGKGAKVAQTYAWHRAVGLWGVLPGLALAGSGVLLVFADTVEAIVQPPSIAAPDLSGEGDVGFAAAVGSALNEFPRARVSGVSMPSEDGGAYRIRLLQDSETRGVYGTTTLFVRASDGAIVARQDALNDGPSRSFVDGLFPFHTGHAGGTLGRMLVLAAGLWLVVMIALGLLLWQRRR